A section of the Spirosoma pollinicola genome encodes:
- a CDS encoding nuclear transport factor 2 family protein, translating into MLTQKPIHFVWLVGTFIGLALVRCNAPAPSSDTHSRTDMVVAKKIIQDKTSRFTNAHITGDTAFLNNIFTTDARIFAPGSAVVTGRRSIEAINAEYVSYGISEFREEITALYGSGDYLISEGPYLMRYGKDNTTEKGNYLNVWKQENGDWKLYANIWNTSAPQ; encoded by the coding sequence TGTCTGGCTGGTCGGTACGTTCATTGGCTTGGCACTCGTACGTTGCAACGCGCCCGCTCCGTCCAGTGATACACACAGCCGTACCGACATGGTGGTCGCCAAAAAAATTATTCAGGACAAAACTAGCCGGTTCACCAACGCACACATCACCGGCGATACGGCCTTTCTGAATAACATCTTCACGACGGATGCCCGAATTTTTGCGCCTGGTTCGGCTGTGGTAACCGGGCGACGCTCGATTGAAGCCATCAACGCAGAATACGTCAGTTACGGTATCAGTGAGTTTCGCGAAGAGATAACGGCCCTGTACGGCAGCGGGGACTATCTGATTAGTGAAGGCCCGTATTTGATGCGCTACGGCAAAGACAACACCACCGAAAAAGGGAACTACCTGAACGTTTGGAAGCAAGAAAACGGCGACTGGAAACTCTACGCCAACATCTGGAACACAAGCGCGCCACAGTAA
- a CDS encoding RidA family protein → MKINQFIPAFAALILFTVGCNTAPQKADEKPAAQSDAPEYFMLRPEVEKAYGYSHAVRIGNELKISGAVSMDEKGNLTAKGDLGQQMKNCYADLDKILKHYGYTWDDVVVENILTTNMPEFVEQSAYRNTIYKKQFPTGSWFGVKELALPGQLIEIELEAYKVR, encoded by the coding sequence ATGAAAATCAACCAATTTATTCCTGCTTTTGCCGCCCTGATCCTGTTTACCGTCGGTTGCAATACCGCCCCCCAAAAAGCAGATGAGAAACCAGCGGCTCAATCCGATGCACCGGAGTATTTTATGTTACGGCCCGAAGTCGAAAAAGCGTATGGCTATTCCCATGCCGTTCGGATCGGCAATGAACTGAAAATATCGGGTGCGGTCAGTATGGACGAGAAAGGAAACCTGACGGCCAAAGGTGATCTGGGGCAACAAATGAAAAATTGCTACGCCGATCTGGACAAAATTCTGAAGCACTATGGCTACACCTGGGACGACGTTGTGGTGGAGAATATTCTGACCACGAACATGCCCGAATTTGTGGAACAGTCGGCTTACCGAAATACGATCTACAAAAAGCAGTTTCCGACCGGGTCGTGGTTTGGCGTAAAGGAATTAGCACTGCCCGGCCAGTTAATTGAGATTGAGTTAGAAGCCTATAAAGTGCGCTAA
- a CDS encoding DUF1624 domain-containing protein: MTFPLPYTSATAGSLNPAPSVLKSRIDSIDVLRGLIMVIMALDHTRDFFHAQANTNDPLNLDTTTPVLFATRWITHFCAPTFALLSGTSIYLQGLRKSRSELSLFLLKRGLWLIAAEVLLIVPVDTFTLFNTITLVVFWSLGISMVFMAGLTWLPFRVILSIGLAIVLGHNLLDAVEQAPGFTSGFWWALFHGGGHRVFEYAPGRAIVVLYPFLPWLGLMMLGYCLGRLFEPAGAARKRQRWLFYLGAGAIGLFVGLRLLNEYGDPFPWSVQKDGLTTLFSFLKVHKYPPSLLYMCITVGPGLLGLALLENVHNRVMGVLRTYGRTAFFYYTLHFFVLHTLRMIVFFAAGHTMTEADKALQTIPMRFVLPGEGGYNLGVVYLIWIAVVASLYPLCRWFDDYKTTHKEQWWLSYL, translated from the coding sequence ATGACCTTTCCGCTCCCTTATACATCGGCAACCGCAGGCTCTCTGAATCCAGCGCCTTCAGTACTCAAAAGCCGCATCGACTCCATCGACGTACTGCGGGGCCTGATTATGGTCATTATGGCGCTGGATCATACGCGCGATTTCTTTCACGCCCAGGCCAATACCAACGACCCGCTCAATCTCGATACCACCACGCCGGTCCTGTTCGCCACCCGCTGGATTACCCACTTCTGCGCCCCTACGTTTGCTTTGCTATCCGGTACGTCCATCTACCTGCAGGGTTTACGAAAATCGCGCAGCGAGTTGAGTCTGTTCCTGCTGAAACGGGGTCTATGGCTCATTGCAGCCGAGGTACTCCTGATTGTGCCAGTGGATACATTTACCCTGTTTAATACCATCACGCTGGTCGTTTTCTGGTCGCTGGGCATTAGCATGGTGTTTATGGCCGGGCTGACGTGGCTGCCGTTCCGAGTCATCCTGAGCATTGGGTTAGCGATCGTTTTAGGCCATAATCTGCTGGATGCAGTGGAACAGGCACCGGGATTTACGTCGGGTTTTTGGTGGGCGCTGTTTCATGGTGGCGGTCACCGTGTGTTTGAGTATGCGCCTGGTCGGGCCATTGTGGTACTGTACCCATTTCTTCCCTGGTTGGGGCTAATGATGCTGGGCTACTGCCTGGGCCGTTTGTTTGAGCCAGCGGGTGCCGCCAGGAAGCGTCAACGGTGGCTATTTTATCTCGGTGCCGGAGCCATTGGGTTATTTGTGGGGCTGCGTTTGCTGAATGAATACGGCGACCCCTTCCCATGGAGCGTCCAGAAAGACGGCCTCACCACGTTGTTCTCGTTCCTGAAGGTGCATAAATACCCACCATCGCTGCTGTATATGTGTATTACAGTAGGGCCGGGACTGCTGGGACTGGCGTTGCTGGAGAACGTACATAATCGCGTTATGGGCGTGCTGCGTACCTACGGACGAACGGCCTTTTTTTATTACACGCTCCATTTTTTTGTGCTGCATACCCTGCGCATGATTGTCTTTTTTGCCGCTGGCCACACCATGACAGAGGCCGATAAAGCGCTGCAAACCATACCGATGCGGTTTGTACTACCCGGCGAGGGAGGCTACAACCTTGGGGTGGTTTACCTCATCTGGATAGCGGTTGTCGCATCCTTGTATCCCCTGTGTCGCTGGTTTGACGACTACAAGACAACGCATAAAGAGCAGTGGTGGCTGAGCTATCTATGA
- a CDS encoding GNAT family N-acetyltransferase yields MNAFFVIPTGPPVRQEGSSVGGLYFHSYRRSLLPHRRTGRDDKKASKQKFKQVQSIPSQAMNTSEKVNTRTVVIPDDVEAVKKLWFDYLVWGNDKMQELYGVHPHNPEEAVEQDIQQIEKFQPPYGQLILAIYEGKVCGLGSLKRINSDIGEIKRMFVDPASRRIGAGRAILDRLLLEAKKVGYKKIRLDSPKFMEAAHSLYRSFGFRDIDAYPEMEISAEFKDYLLFMELDLTDDTK; encoded by the coding sequence ATGAATGCTTTTTTTGTCATCCCGACCGGTCCGCCGGTGCGGCAGGAGGGATCTTCGGTAGGCGGCCTATATTTTCACTCCTACCGAAGATCCCTCCTGCCGCACCGGCGGACCGGTCGGGATGACAAAAAAGCTTCAAAACAAAAATTTAAACAGGTTCAATCAATACCTAGTCAGGCAATGAACACAAGTGAAAAAGTAAACACAAGAACTGTTGTCATTCCTGACGACGTAGAAGCCGTTAAAAAATTATGGTTCGACTATTTAGTTTGGGGTAACGACAAGATGCAGGAACTCTATGGCGTCCATCCTCATAACCCCGAAGAAGCTGTTGAACAGGACATCCAACAGATTGAGAAGTTTCAACCACCTTACGGACAGCTAATCCTTGCTATTTATGAAGGTAAAGTATGTGGGCTTGGAAGCCTAAAACGTATCAACTCCGATATCGGTGAAATAAAACGGATGTTCGTTGATCCAGCCAGTAGACGAATTGGGGCTGGACGAGCAATCCTTGACCGACTTTTACTTGAAGCGAAAAAAGTCGGTTATAAAAAAATTCGGCTCGACAGTCCGAAGTTTATGGAAGCCGCTCATAGCTTATATAGGAGTTTTGGATTTCGTGATATTGACGCGTATCCGGAAATGGAAATCTCCGCAGAATTTAAAGACTATCTGTTATTTATGGAATTGGATTTAACTGACGATACAAAATAA